One window of Populus nigra chromosome 5, ddPopNigr1.1, whole genome shotgun sequence genomic DNA carries:
- the LOC133695420 gene encoding ferredoxin--NADP reductase, leaf isozyme, chloroplastic produces MAAAVTAAVSFPSSTKSTSLSSRTTLIAPERITLKKAPVYYRDASASGRVISIRAQVTTEAPAKVQKVSKKDDEGVVVNKFKPKNPYTGRCLLNTKITGDDAPGETWHMVFSTEGEVPYREGQSIGVIPDGIDKNGKPHKLRLYSIASSAIGDFGDSKTVSLCVKRLVYTNEQGEIVKGVCSNFLCDLKPGAEVQITGPVGKEMLMPKDPNATIIMLGTGTGIAPFRSFLWKMFFEKHDDYKFNGLAWLFLGVPTSSSLLYKEEFEKMKEKAPDNFRLDFAVSREQTNDKGEKMYIQTRMAEYAEELWELLKKDNTYVYMCGLKGMEKGIDEIMVSLAAKDGIDWLEYKRSLKKAEQWNVEVY; encoded by the exons ATGGCAGCTGCAGTAACTGCTGCAGTCTCCTTTCCTTCCTCTACCAAGTCTACCTCTCTTTCTTCAAGAACCACTCTCATTGCACCAGAAAGAATCACCTTGAAAAAG GCGCCAGTTTACTACAGAGATGCGTCTGCTAGTGGAAGAGTGATTTCCATCAGAGCCCAAGTCACCACAGAGGCTCCAGCTAAGGTTCAGAAGGTATCAAAGAAGGATGATGAGGGAGTGGTTGTTAACAAGTTCAAGCCTAAGAACCCTTACACTGGAAGATGTCTTTTGAACACTAAGATCACTGGTGATGATGCTCCTGGTGAAACTTGGCACATGGTCTTCAGCACTGAAG GAGAGGTACCCTATAGAGAAGGGCAATCAATTGGAGTAATTCCAGATGGTATTGATAAGAACGGGAAGCCTCATAAACTAAGATTATATTCAATTGCCAGCAGTGCTATTGGTGACTTTGGAGACTCCAAAACT GTTTCTTTGTGTGTGAAGAGGCTTGTCTACACCAATGAACAAGGAGAAATTGTAAAAGGAGTTTGCTCAAATTTCTTGT GTGACTTGAAACCTGGAGCTGAAGTACAGATTACAGGGCCTGTTGGGAAAGAAATGCTTATGCCAAAAGATCCAAATGCCACTATCATTATG CTTGGAACTGGAACTGGTATTGCTCCTTTCCGATCGTTCTTGTGGAAAATGTTCTTTGAGAAGCACGATGACTACAAG TTCAATGGTCTGGCATGGCTCTTCCTGGGTGTCCCGACAAGTAGCTCATTGCTCTACAAGGAG GAATTTGAGAAAATGAAGGAGAAAGCCCCCGACAACTTCAGGCTGGACTTCGCAGTCAGTAGAGAGCAAACAAACGACAAAGGAGAAAAGATGTACATCCAAACCCGGATGGCAGAATACGCAGAAGAGCTGTGGGAATTACTAAAGAAAGACAACACTTATGTCTATATGTGTGGGTTGAAGGGAATGGAGAAGGGAATTGATGAAATAATGGTGTCATTGGCTGCTAAAGATG GCATTGATTGGCTTGAGTACAAAAGAAGTTTGAAGAAAGCAGAGCAATGGAATGTGGAAGTCTATTGA